The proteins below come from a single Piscinibacter gummiphilus genomic window:
- a CDS encoding DUF3606 domain-containing protein yields MNRNTESAEQRIDVQRSDDLAQWAQKLDASEAQIKEAVQAVGSRASDVEEHLKGSRSTTNAERTKQALKPGSERPR; encoded by the coding sequence ATGAACCGCAACACCGAATCAGCCGAACAGCGCATCGACGTGCAGCGCAGCGACGACCTGGCGCAATGGGCGCAAAAGCTCGACGCCTCTGAAGCGCAGATCAAGGAGGCCGTGCAGGCCGTCGGAAGCCGCGCCTCGGACGTGGAGGAACACCTCAAGGGCAGCCGCAGCACCACCAATGCCGAACGCACGAAGCAGGCGCTGAAGCCCGGCTCCGAGCGGCCCCGCTGA
- the dusA gene encoding tRNA dihydrouridine(20/20a) synthase DusA has protein sequence MAAHETSPWRLSVAPMMDWTDRHCRYFHRLITRHTRLYTEMVTTGALLHGDVPRHLDFNPEEHPVALQLGGSEPDDLAKCAKLAQTWGYEEVNLNCGCPSERVQRGAFGACLMNEPQLVADCVKAMRDAVTIPVTVKHRIGIDQSESYGFVSDFIGTVAAAGCEVFVVHARNAWLKGLSPKENREIPPLRYEVVHRLKRDFPSLTIVLNGGLETHEQIDEQLAHLDGVMLGREAYHNPWLMADWDERYFGAAAQTLTRSEAEGRMVAYMSRLQAAGVPWSHASRHMLGLWNGTPGARKWRQVWSDHKLKGEAPERVSDLAHRRSAAVSVAA, from the coding sequence ATGGCTGCACACGAAACTTCTCCCTGGCGCTTGTCCGTCGCCCCGATGATGGACTGGACGGATCGGCATTGCCGCTACTTCCACCGCCTCATCACCCGCCACACCCGCCTGTACACCGAGATGGTGACCACCGGCGCACTGCTGCATGGCGACGTACCCCGCCACCTCGATTTCAACCCCGAGGAGCACCCCGTCGCGCTGCAGCTGGGGGGCAGCGAGCCCGATGACCTCGCCAAGTGCGCGAAGCTCGCGCAGACCTGGGGCTACGAGGAGGTCAACCTCAACTGCGGCTGCCCGAGCGAGCGTGTGCAGCGTGGCGCCTTCGGCGCCTGCCTGATGAACGAGCCCCAGCTGGTGGCCGACTGCGTGAAGGCAATGCGCGATGCGGTCACGATCCCGGTGACGGTGAAGCACCGCATCGGCATCGACCAGAGCGAGAGCTACGGCTTCGTGAGCGACTTCATCGGCACGGTGGCCGCGGCCGGGTGCGAGGTGTTCGTCGTGCATGCGCGCAACGCCTGGCTCAAGGGCCTCTCGCCGAAGGAGAACCGTGAGATTCCGCCGCTGCGCTACGAGGTCGTGCACCGGCTCAAGCGCGACTTCCCGTCGCTCACCATCGTGCTCAACGGCGGTCTCGAGACCCACGAGCAGATCGACGAGCAACTCGCGCATCTCGACGGCGTGATGCTCGGGCGCGAGGCCTATCACAACCCCTGGCTCATGGCTGATTGGGACGAGCGCTACTTCGGCGCGGCGGCGCAGACGCTCACCCGCAGCGAAGCGGAGGGGCGCATGGTGGCCTACATGAGCCGCCTGCAGGCGGCCGGGGTGCCGTGGTCACATGCGTCACGCCACATGCTCGGTTTGTGGAACGGCACGCCCGGCGCGCGCAAGTGGCGCCAGGTGTGGTCGGATCACAAGCTCAAGGGCGAAGCGCCAGAGCGTGTGTCAGACCTCGCGCACCGGCGCAGCGCGGCCGTCTCGGTCGCGGCCTGA
- a CDS encoding DMT family transporter, whose protein sequence is MTHRPPVLAYLFLASSMALVGSYVALSKTLVIVFPVFLLAWLRFGIAAVAMASWVRRAPDEAPLSRHDRTLLFFESFFGNFLFSVCMLFGVSMTSALAAGVIMAAIPAMVALMSWVALRERITAQVAGGIACAVGGIALVSLVKHEGGGSTSLLGNALLFCAVACEASYVVIGKKLTGKVSAKRISALVNLWGLALVTPFGVWQAWRFDFSAVAMPSWTLLVFYSLAASMVTVWLWMTGLKHVQASSAGVFTVFLPVSTALVGVLFLGERFDGLQVGAFALALVGVVLATWPSGRDRDGRAAPVREV, encoded by the coding sequence ATGACGCACCGCCCTCCCGTTCTCGCCTACCTTTTCCTCGCCAGCTCGATGGCGCTCGTGGGCAGCTATGTCGCGCTGTCGAAGACGCTGGTGATCGTGTTCCCGGTCTTCCTGCTCGCCTGGTTGCGCTTCGGCATCGCGGCCGTCGCGATGGCCTCCTGGGTCAGGCGCGCGCCCGACGAGGCGCCGCTGAGCCGGCATGACCGCACCCTGCTCTTCTTCGAGTCCTTCTTCGGCAACTTCCTATTCTCGGTGTGCATGCTTTTCGGTGTGTCGATGACGTCGGCGCTGGCGGCGGGCGTGATCATGGCGGCCATTCCGGCGATGGTGGCGCTGATGTCGTGGGTGGCCCTGCGCGAGCGCATCACCGCGCAGGTGGCAGGTGGCATTGCCTGCGCTGTGGGTGGCATCGCGCTCGTGTCGCTGGTCAAGCATGAAGGCGGCGGCAGCACCTCGCTGCTCGGCAACGCGTTGCTCTTCTGCGCCGTGGCTTGCGAGGCCAGCTACGTGGTGATCGGCAAGAAGCTCACCGGCAAGGTCTCGGCCAAGCGCATCAGCGCCCTCGTGAACCTGTGGGGCCTCGCGCTCGTGACGCCCTTCGGCGTCTGGCAGGCCTGGCGCTTCGACTTCAGCGCGGTCGCCATGCCGTCATGGACGCTGCTCGTCTTCTATTCGCTCGCGGCCAGCATGGTCACGGTGTGGCTGTGGATGACGGGGCTCAAGCATGTGCAGGCCTCGTCGGCCGGCGTGTTCACCGTGTTCCTGCCGGTGAGCACGGCGCTCGTGGGCGTGCTCTTCCTCGGCGAGCGTTTCGACGGGCTGCAGGTCGGCGCGTTTGCGCTGGCCCTCGTGGGCGTGGTGCTCGCGACCTGGCCTTCAGGCCGCGACCGAGACGGCCGCGCTGCGCCGGTGCGCGAGGTCTGA
- a CDS encoding aldehyde dehydrogenase, giving the protein MNTPLPDWHARAAQVRLDGRAFIDGQRIAAADGETFACISPIDGRTLTQVARSREADVDHAVASARKAFADGRWARQAPAARKQVLMRFAEKIHAAREELALLETLDMGKPIQYSLSVDVTLAVRCIGWYGEAIDKVYDEIAPTPHNSLALITREPMGVIGTIVPWNYPMIMAAWKLGPALAAGNSVVLKPSEKSPLTALRLAELAIEAGLPEGVFNVVPGYGHEAGEALALHMEVDAIGFTGSTRVGRKMLEYAGRSNLKRVYNELGGKSAFVVFPDFDDLARAAKTVAGSMFFNQGESCNAPSRVFVHESIADDFVKVVAATAPAHQPADPLDAKTEMGALVDDTQLKTVLGYIEAGRQEGAKLVAGGERARAETGGFYVQPTVFDGVANGMRIARDEIFGPVLSVIRFKTEEEAIAMANDSTYGLQASVWSSNLNRAHRVARALRAGTVHVNQYDEDDITVPFGGYKQSGNGRDKSLHAFDKYTELKTTWLRIDG; this is encoded by the coding sequence ATGAACACCCCCCTGCCCGACTGGCATGCCCGTGCCGCCCAGGTGCGGCTCGATGGCCGGGCGTTCATCGATGGCCAGCGCATCGCCGCCGCCGACGGCGAAACCTTCGCCTGCATCTCACCCATCGACGGCCGCACGCTGACGCAGGTCGCCCGCAGCCGCGAGGCCGACGTCGACCACGCCGTCGCCAGCGCGCGCAAGGCCTTCGCCGATGGCCGCTGGGCCCGCCAGGCGCCGGCCGCGCGCAAGCAGGTGTTGATGCGTTTCGCCGAGAAGATCCACGCGGCCCGCGAAGAACTCGCGCTGCTGGAGACGCTCGACATGGGCAAGCCCATCCAGTACAGCCTGTCGGTCGACGTGACGCTCGCCGTGCGCTGCATCGGCTGGTACGGCGAGGCCATCGACAAGGTCTACGACGAGATCGCGCCCACGCCGCACAACTCGCTCGCCCTCATCACGCGCGAGCCGATGGGCGTGATCGGCACCATCGTGCCCTGGAACTACCCCATGATCATGGCCGCCTGGAAGCTCGGGCCGGCGCTCGCGGCGGGCAATTCGGTGGTGCTCAAGCCGAGCGAGAAATCGCCGCTCACCGCACTGCGGCTGGCCGAGCTGGCCATCGAAGCGGGCTTGCCGGAGGGGGTGTTCAACGTCGTGCCCGGCTACGGCCACGAGGCGGGCGAAGCCCTCGCGCTGCACATGGAGGTCGATGCCATCGGCTTCACCGGCTCCACGCGCGTGGGCCGAAAGATGCTCGAGTACGCGGGCCGCAGCAACCTCAAGCGCGTCTACAACGAGCTCGGCGGCAAGTCGGCCTTCGTCGTCTTTCCCGACTTCGACGACCTCGCGCGCGCCGCCAAGACGGTCGCCGGCAGCATGTTCTTCAACCAGGGCGAGTCGTGCAACGCGCCCTCGCGCGTGTTCGTGCACGAGAGCATTGCCGACGACTTCGTGAAGGTCGTCGCCGCCACCGCGCCCGCCCACCAACCGGCCGACCCGCTTGATGCGAAGACCGAAATGGGCGCGCTCGTCGACGACACGCAGCTCAAGACCGTGCTCGGCTACATAGAGGCCGGCCGCCAGGAAGGCGCGAAGCTCGTCGCGGGCGGCGAGCGGGCCCGTGCCGAGACGGGCGGCTTCTACGTGCAGCCCACGGTCTTCGACGGCGTCGCCAACGGCATGAGGATCGCCCGCGACGAGATCTTCGGCCCGGTGCTCTCGGTCATCCGCTTCAAGACCGAGGAAGAAGCCATCGCGATGGCCAACGACTCCACCTACGGCCTGCAAGCGAGCGTCTGGAGCAGCAACCTCAACCGCGCGCACCGCGTGGCCCGGGCGCTGCGTGCCGGCACCGTGCACGTGAACCAGTACGACGAAGACGACATCACCGTGCCCTTTGGCGGCTACAAGCAGAGCGGCAACGGGCGCGACAAGTCGCTGCATGCGTTCGACAAGTACACCGAACTCAAGACCACCTGGCTGCGCATCGACGGTTGA
- a CDS encoding DUF3138 family protein: MKKILPLALLAAFPLAVQAQSIDELRREQRALKEKVDALEKKLKDAEAKPASGGMTEEQQRDFNRIAIKTEALEDSQEAMGFRLLKISGQMDPSFIYNKLQRRSGFQFLNKVEDGGYNYDNSYFGMAILDFQKELEGGTKWRFTLAPNRGVGSVFDGNSPVHEATVSIPLSDLQTRFIAGQIPDWSGYEYLQPTLNKLITHNLLFDFTLPTAYTGAGFDITRGKWIYKAVIANMNKSTRDQRERSPVFAYRVDYSRGEFQGFGFAGVHGKAANLTENVVDILGEPVPQRDSTVNLFEFDAYFIRGDWTAQAQVTYGMQRNAAVTVDPVTNDLRDAQWWGLSTLVAHKFTPRFEGIMRMDYLNNRKNGGGLLGYTTSDDRNGIGPDGTLDCLVFPATEGCSNGANRFALSLGVGYLFNLNTTLKAEYRLDRATEAVFLDAKNGGYKKTNHLIGLGVVVSF; the protein is encoded by the coding sequence ATGAAGAAGATCCTGCCCCTGGCTTTGCTTGCCGCCTTCCCGCTTGCGGTGCAGGCGCAGTCCATCGACGAGTTGCGGCGAGAGCAGCGTGCGCTCAAGGAGAAGGTCGACGCGCTGGAAAAGAAGCTGAAAGACGCGGAGGCCAAACCCGCCTCCGGTGGCATGACCGAGGAGCAGCAGCGCGACTTCAACCGCATCGCCATCAAGACCGAGGCGCTGGAGGATTCGCAAGAAGCGATGGGCTTCAGACTGCTCAAGATCAGCGGGCAGATGGACCCGAGCTTCATCTACAACAAGCTGCAGCGGCGTTCGGGCTTCCAGTTCCTGAACAAGGTGGAAGACGGCGGCTACAACTACGACAACTCCTACTTCGGCATGGCCATCCTCGACTTCCAGAAGGAACTGGAAGGCGGCACCAAGTGGCGCTTCACGCTCGCGCCCAACCGCGGCGTGGGCTCGGTGTTTGACGGCAACTCGCCGGTGCACGAGGCCACGGTCTCGATCCCGCTGAGTGACCTGCAGACGCGTTTCATCGCTGGGCAGATCCCCGACTGGTCGGGCTACGAGTACCTGCAGCCCACGCTCAACAAGCTGATCACCCACAACCTGCTCTTCGACTTCACGCTGCCCACCGCGTACACCGGCGCCGGGTTCGACATCACTCGCGGCAAGTGGATCTACAAGGCGGTGATCGCCAACATGAACAAGAGCACGCGCGACCAGCGCGAGCGCTCGCCGGTGTTTGCCTACCGCGTGGACTACTCGCGCGGCGAGTTCCAGGGCTTCGGTTTTGCGGGCGTGCATGGCAAGGCGGCCAACCTCACCGAGAACGTCGTCGATATCCTCGGTGAACCAGTTCCGCAACGAGACTCAACAGTGAATCTATTTGAGTTCGACGCCTACTTCATCCGCGGTGACTGGACGGCGCAGGCCCAGGTTACCTACGGTATGCAGCGCAATGCCGCCGTCACAGTCGATCCGGTGACCAATGACCTACGCGATGCCCAATGGTGGGGACTCTCAACCCTCGTGGCGCACAAGTTCACACCTCGCTTCGAGGGCATCATGCGCATGGACTATCTCAACAATCGAAAGAACGGCGGCGGCTTGCTCGGCTACACCACCTCAGACGACCGTAACGGCATTGGTCCGGATGGCACACTTGACTGCTTGGTTTTCCCCGCCACCGAAGGTTGCAGCAACGGAGCGAACCGATTTGCCCTCTCGCTCGGCGTGGGCTACCTCTTCAACCTCAACACCACGCTGAAGGCGGAGTACCGTCTCGACCGCGCCACCGAAGCCGTGTTCCTCGATGCGAAGAACGGCGGCTACAAGAAGACCAACCACCTGATCGGCCTCGGTGTCGTTGTGAGCTTCTGA
- a CDS encoding ABC transporter permease: MNGMQKWFGRGWLSAGYLFLYLPIAALVIYSFNDSPVPNIWRGFTLHWYAQLADDHELLAGFWLSLKIAFFTACGSVVLGTLAAFALVKYKRFFGRTLFTGMVSAPLVMPEVIIGLSLLLTLVSVQRLIGVPERGMLTIWLGHMLLGMAYATVVIQARLQDLNPQLEEAAMDLGARPAQVFMLVTLPMIAQSLLSAWLLTFTLSLDDVVVSAFLSGPGATTMPQVIFSRARLGLSPSINAVATLIVLFVAVGVAFASLLIARRERQRQREMAEAYRS; encoded by the coding sequence ATGAACGGGATGCAGAAATGGTTCGGGCGCGGGTGGCTTTCTGCCGGCTACCTCTTCCTCTACCTGCCGATCGCGGCACTCGTCATCTATTCGTTCAACGACTCGCCCGTCCCCAACATCTGGCGCGGCTTCACGCTGCACTGGTACGCCCAGTTGGCCGACGACCACGAGCTGCTCGCCGGCTTCTGGCTCTCGCTCAAGATCGCCTTCTTCACCGCCTGCGGCTCGGTGGTGCTGGGCACGCTCGCGGCCTTTGCGCTCGTCAAGTACAAGCGCTTCTTCGGCCGCACGCTCTTCACCGGCATGGTGAGCGCGCCGCTGGTGATGCCCGAGGTCATCATCGGCTTGTCGCTGCTGCTCACGCTGGTCTCGGTGCAGCGCCTGATCGGCGTGCCCGAGCGCGGCATGCTCACCATCTGGCTTGGCCACATGCTGCTCGGCATGGCCTACGCCACGGTCGTGATCCAGGCCCGTCTGCAAGACCTCAACCCGCAGCTCGAAGAAGCAGCCATGGACCTCGGCGCTCGCCCCGCGCAGGTCTTCATGCTGGTGACGCTGCCGATGATCGCGCAGTCGCTGCTGTCGGCCTGGCTGCTCACCTTCACGCTCTCGCTCGACGACGTGGTGGTCTCCGCCTTCCTCTCGGGGCCGGGTGCCACCACCATGCCGCAGGTCATCTTCTCGCGCGCCCGCCTGGGCCTGAGCCCGAGCATCAACGCCGTGGCCACGCTGATCGTGCTCTTCGTGGCCGTCGGCGTGGCATTCGCCAGCCTCTTGATCGCGCGCCGCGAACGCCAGCGGCAGCGCGAGATGGCCGAAGCTTACCGATCCTGA
- a CDS encoding ABC transporter permease has translation MKLATRLQALAHAATRGRSAVIGAPYLWLLTFFLLPFLVVMKISVSEMEAVHFKDLITFKDGSLQFAIQLRNYLFIAEDDLYFKTYLASLKYAGVATLLCLVIGYPFAYFMARARATLQPALLMLVMLPFWTSLLLRVYAWKGLLSEHGWAHQLITGLGLDHLLAALGIIQTPGLLLHTPFSLVLGMVYTYLPFMVLPLYANLAKMDLRLLEAAADLGATAWVAFWKVTVPLSKAGIIAGSMLVFIPCVGELVVPELLGGPQTLMIGRVMWDEMFSNNDWPMASAVAVVMVLLIIVPLALFSKYQAEAQEARR, from the coding sequence ATGAAGCTCGCCACGCGCCTGCAGGCACTGGCCCATGCGGCCACACGGGGCCGCAGCGCGGTGATCGGCGCGCCCTATCTGTGGCTGCTGACCTTCTTCCTGCTGCCCTTCCTGGTGGTCATGAAGATCAGCGTCTCGGAGATGGAGGCCGTCCACTTCAAGGACCTCATCACCTTCAAGGACGGCAGCTTGCAGTTCGCCATCCAGCTGCGCAACTACCTCTTCATTGCCGAAGACGATCTCTACTTCAAGACCTACCTCGCGAGCCTCAAATACGCCGGCGTGGCCACGCTGCTGTGCCTCGTCATCGGCTATCCCTTCGCGTACTTCATGGCCCGGGCCAGGGCCACCTTGCAGCCCGCCTTGCTGATGCTCGTGATGCTGCCCTTCTGGACCTCGCTGCTGCTGCGCGTCTACGCCTGGAAGGGGCTGCTGAGCGAACACGGCTGGGCGCACCAGCTCATCACCGGCCTCGGGCTCGACCACCTGCTGGCCGCGCTCGGCATCATCCAGACACCCGGGCTCCTGCTGCATACACCGTTCTCGCTCGTGCTGGGCATGGTCTACACCTACCTGCCCTTCATGGTGCTGCCGCTCTACGCCAATCTCGCCAAGATGGACCTGCGCCTGCTTGAGGCCGCAGCCGACCTCGGGGCCACCGCATGGGTCGCGTTCTGGAAGGTGACGGTGCCGCTCTCGAAGGCCGGGATCATCGCCGGCAGCATGCTCGTATTCATCCCCTGCGTGGGCGAACTCGTGGTGCCCGAGCTGCTCGGCGGCCCGCAGACGCTCATGATCGGCCGCGTGATGTGGGACGAGATGTTCAGCAACAACGACTGGCCGATGGCCTCAGCCGTGGCCGTGGTGATGGTGCTGCTCATCATCGTGCCGCTGGCGCTCTTCAGCAAATACCAGGCTGAGGCGCAGGAGGCGCGGCGATGA